A single genomic interval of Roseomonas aeriglobus harbors:
- a CDS encoding alpha/beta fold hydrolase, producing MARLVILPGLLCDGRLFAAQIAACDAIVIDGFYGNADSIGAMVDHALAHLPDDAALLGHSMGGRVALEIWRRAPDRIAGIAIANSGVHPVRDGEAAARHALLDLGRREGAAALVDHWLPPMMAPGTPHDAPAYRMLHTMAVEAGLDVFERQIRALLGRPDAESVLPTLTCPVAVIGAEHDSWSPAAQQRAIAERIADATLSIVPGAGHMAPAEAPDAFTRAVADWLARIDPSSFHSFQQRKLP from the coding sequence GTGGCGCGACTCGTTATCCTGCCGGGACTGCTGTGTGACGGACGCCTGTTCGCCGCGCAGATCGCGGCGTGCGATGCGATCGTGATCGATGGCTTCTATGGCAACGCCGACAGCATCGGCGCGATGGTCGATCATGCACTCGCCCATCTGCCGGACGACGCCGCACTGCTCGGCCATTCGATGGGCGGACGGGTCGCCCTGGAAATATGGCGCCGCGCCCCCGATCGTATCGCGGGCATCGCGATCGCCAACAGCGGCGTTCATCCGGTGCGTGACGGCGAAGCGGCCGCGCGCCATGCGCTGCTCGACCTCGGCCGGCGCGAGGGCGCCGCCGCGCTGGTCGATCACTGGCTGCCGCCGATGATGGCTCCCGGCACGCCGCATGACGCCCCCGCCTACCGGATGCTCCACACCATGGCGGTCGAGGCCGGCCTCGACGTCTTCGAACGCCAGATCCGCGCGCTGCTCGGTCGGCCGGATGCGGAGAGCGTGCTGCCGACGCTGACCTGCCCCGTCGCGGTCATCGGTGCCGAACACGACAGTTGGTCGCCCGCCGCTCAGCAGCGCGCGATTGCCGAGCGGATCGCAGACGCGACACTGTCGATCGTTCCCGGTGCCGGGCACATGGCCCCCGCCGAGGCCCCCGACGCCTTCACCCGCGCCGTCGCCGACTGGCTCGCGCGCATCGACCCGTCCTCATTCCACTCGTTCCAGCAGAGGAAACTTCCGTGA
- a CDS encoding methylenetetrahydrofolate reductase, whose protein sequence is MSTPILHPNWARPARNMVDGYSIEITAKDVASLEAAAPAMPAETPVAITFLPGEAMDARVAAAVRVRDLGFEPMPHFSARRIASTDDFERYLAAVVDQASVRRCFVIAGDPTEAEGPYHDSSALIGSGAFERAGIRAIGVGGHPEGHPHMTPEQGWQVLQSKCADIAARGMAPLIVTQFAFDAAAVLRWVAIARERGIDAPIRIGVPGPAGIKTLVRFAARCGVGASTSVLAKYGISIGQLLGTAGPDRLIAALEAGLTPAHGALRLHFYPFGGVEKTVGWIADYDRAH, encoded by the coding sequence ATGTCGACGCCGATTCTGCACCCGAACTGGGCACGGCCTGCACGCAATATGGTGGACGGCTACTCGATCGAGATCACCGCGAAGGATGTCGCGTCGCTCGAGGCGGCGGCTCCTGCGATGCCTGCGGAAACACCGGTCGCGATTACCTTTTTGCCCGGCGAAGCGATGGACGCCCGCGTCGCCGCGGCGGTTCGCGTTCGCGACCTCGGGTTCGAACCGATGCCGCATTTCTCGGCCCGGCGGATCGCGTCGACCGATGATTTTGAACGCTATCTGGCCGCGGTGGTCGACCAGGCGTCGGTGCGGCGCTGTTTCGTGATCGCCGGCGACCCGACCGAGGCGGAGGGGCCCTATCACGACAGCAGCGCGCTGATCGGCAGCGGGGCGTTCGAGCGGGCCGGTATCCGCGCGATCGGGGTCGGCGGACATCCCGAGGGGCATCCGCACATGACACCCGAGCAGGGGTGGCAGGTCCTGCAATCGAAATGCGCCGATATCGCCGCGCGGGGCATGGCGCCGCTGATCGTCACGCAGTTCGCCTTCGATGCCGCCGCGGTGCTGCGATGGGTCGCGATCGCGCGTGAAAGGGGGATCGATGCGCCGATCCGGATCGGCGTGCCCGGGCCGGCGGGCATCAAGACTTTGGTTCGCTTCGCCGCGCGTTGCGGCGTCGGGGCGTCGACCTCGGTGCTCGCCAAATACGGCATTTCGATCGGGCAGCTGCTGGGTACCGCCGGGCCGGACAGGCTGATCGCCGCGCTGGAGGCCGGGCTGACGCCCGCACACGGCGCGCTACGCCTGCACTTCTACCCGTTCGGCGGGGTCGAAAAGACGGTCGGCTGGATCGCCGACTATGATCGCGCGCACTGA
- the purU gene encoding formyltetrahydrofolate deformylase, which yields MSDIAVLRLQCPDALGLVARVSGFLSERDCNIVDAQQFNDPANARFFMRVAFRHDADLDALRTAFAPIAEAAGMDWTLKDAAQNRRVVLMVSRWDHCLGDLLYRMVLGELPMDVVAIISNHPRERLHTSLIGDIPYHYLPTTPATKADQEAAVKQVIIDTGAELVVLARYMQILSDDLARFLSGRCINIHHSFLPGFKGAKPYHQAHERGVKMIGATAHYVTADLDEGPIIHQDVEFASHADTPDDLVRKGRDVERRVLAEAVRLHLNDRVFQNDARTVVFRD from the coding sequence ATGTCCGACATCGCCGTTCTGCGCCTGCAATGCCCGGACGCACTGGGTCTGGTTGCGCGCGTGTCCGGGTTTTTGAGCGAGCGTGACTGCAATATCGTCGATGCCCAGCAGTTCAACGATCCGGCGAACGCGCGGTTCTTCATGCGCGTCGCCTTTCGCCATGACGCCGATCTCGACGCATTGCGGACCGCCTTCGCTCCCATTGCCGAGGCGGCCGGCATGGACTGGACGCTGAAGGATGCCGCGCAGAACCGCCGCGTCGTGCTGATGGTGTCGCGCTGGGACCATTGTCTGGGCGACCTGCTCTACCGCATGGTTCTCGGCGAGCTGCCGATGGACGTCGTCGCGATCATTTCCAACCATCCGCGCGAACGGCTGCACACGTCGTTGATCGGCGATATCCCCTATCATTATCTGCCGACCACGCCGGCGACCAAGGCGGACCAGGAAGCCGCGGTGAAACAGGTCATCATCGATACGGGCGCAGAGCTGGTGGTCCTCGCGCGCTACATGCAAATCCTGTCCGACGATCTGGCGCGGTTCCTCTCGGGGCGCTGCATCAACATCCACCACAGCTTCCTGCCCGGGTTCAAGGGCGCCAAGCCCTATCATCAGGCGCACGAGCGCGGCGTGAAGATGATCGGCGCGACCGCGCACTACGTTACCGCGGATCTGGACGAGGGACCGATCATCCATCAGGACGTCGAATTCGCCAGCCACGCCGACACGCCCGATGATCTGGTGCGCAAGGGGCGCGACGTCGAGCGACGGGTGCTGGCGGAGGCGGTCAGGCTCCACCTCAATGACCGGGTTTTCCAGAATGACGCGCGGACGGTCGTCTTCCGCGATTGA
- a CDS encoding FAD-dependent oxidoreductase — MKALDILVIGGGIGGLTAAIALRRDGHAVTVVEKDPTWSVYGVGIIQQSNVIRAMSELGLIDSYLDAACGFDHVEVFTPAGVCVARVPSPNLVPGYPANVGIARPALHKVLADRVIADGVQVKLGVTATAIDDRGDRVHVALSDGSTRDVDVVVGADGVYSQTRQQLFPDAPKPDYTGQAVWRYNLPRPEGLDALQAYNGPIGIGLVPMSVEQMYMFVTTPEPAGTRYSREGLAAAMRAKLTAAPAAVQALGARITDDDGVVYRPLETLIVDGDWHKGRVVLLGDALHATTPHLGQGAGMAIEDSIVLAQEIAKADTPEAAFTAYRERRYDRCAYIVRSSLAICRGQLGLSEPVDNAAATREMFAVVSQPI, encoded by the coding sequence ATGAAGGCGCTCGATATCCTCGTTATCGGCGGCGGCATTGGCGGGCTGACCGCGGCGATCGCGCTGCGGCGCGACGGCCATGCGGTGACCGTCGTCGAGAAGGACCCGACCTGGTCGGTGTACGGCGTCGGCATCATCCAGCAGTCGAACGTCATCCGCGCGATGAGCGAGCTGGGGCTGATCGACAGTTATCTGGATGCCGCCTGCGGGTTCGATCATGTCGAGGTCTTCACGCCCGCCGGTGTGTGCGTCGCGCGGGTGCCGTCGCCCAATCTCGTTCCGGGGTATCCCGCGAACGTCGGCATCGCCCGGCCCGCACTGCACAAGGTGCTGGCCGACCGCGTGATCGCCGACGGCGTTCAGGTGAAGCTGGGTGTCACCGCGACGGCGATCGACGATCGCGGCGACCGCGTCCACGTCGCATTGTCGGATGGCAGTACGCGCGACGTCGACGTCGTGGTCGGTGCGGACGGCGTATATTCGCAGACCCGGCAGCAGCTGTTCCCCGACGCGCCGAAGCCCGACTACACCGGCCAGGCGGTGTGGCGCTACAACCTGCCCCGACCCGAGGGGCTCGATGCACTGCAGGCCTATAACGGGCCGATCGGCATCGGGCTGGTGCCGATGAGCGTCGAGCAGATGTACATGTTCGTCACCACGCCCGAGCCGGCAGGCACGCGGTATTCGCGCGAGGGGCTGGCCGCGGCGATGCGTGCCAAGCTGACCGCGGCGCCGGCGGCCGTGCAGGCGCTGGGGGCGCGCATCACCGACGACGACGGTGTCGTCTACCGCCCGCTGGAGACGTTGATCGTCGATGGCGACTGGCACAAGGGGCGGGTCGTCCTGCTGGGTGATGCGCTTCACGCGACGACCCCGCATCTGGGGCAGGGCGCAGGAATGGCGATCGAGGATTCGATCGTGCTGGCGCAAGAGATCGCCAAGGCCGACACCCCCGAGGCGGCGTTCACAGCCTATCGCGAGCGCCGCTACGACCGCTGCGCCTATATCGTGCGATCCAGCCTGGCGATCTGCCGCGGGCAGCTGGGGCTGTCCGAACCCGTCGATAACGCGGCCGCGACACGCGAGATGTTCGCGGTCGTCTCCCAACCGATCTGA
- a CDS encoding VOC family protein encodes MSRVTDIRYVGYAMPDMEAERAFYADVWGLEPVPSDNGMAYFKAQGHSEHHVVRLRQDDVARVDVIALATTTRTDVDALHDRVIAAGCKIIFAPRDLTSPGGGYGFRFFSPDGLPFEVSSDVAEGAKRTMARWDAVPQKISHIVLHSPDHKAAVQFFVDVLGFKLSDWLGDFMAFLRCNEAHHRIAFLPGPPCLNHVAYDVLTVDDMMRGISRLRKKGTDILWGPGRHTAGNNTFSYFTTPNGFAVEYTSELEDVDFHTHEAQVHVPGPQVMDQWGVGVGGPQTMPHPKPDPALFQAAEV; translated from the coding sequence ATGAGCCGAGTAACTGACATCCGCTATGTCGGATATGCGATGCCCGACATGGAGGCCGAACGCGCCTTCTACGCCGACGTCTGGGGGCTGGAGCCGGTGCCGAGCGATAACGGCATGGCCTATTTCAAGGCGCAGGGGCACAGCGAACATCATGTCGTCCGCCTGCGTCAGGATGACGTGGCCCGCGTCGACGTCATCGCGCTGGCGACCACGACCCGCACCGATGTCGATGCGCTCCACGACCGCGTGATCGCGGCGGGCTGCAAGATCATCTTCGCGCCGCGTGACCTGACCTCGCCGGGCGGCGGTTACGGATTCCGCTTCTTTTCGCCCGACGGCCTGCCGTTCGAAGTGTCGAGCGACGTCGCCGAAGGCGCCAAGCGGACGATGGCCCGGTGGGATGCGGTGCCGCAGAAGATCAGCCACATCGTCCTCCACTCGCCCGACCACAAGGCGGCGGTTCAGTTCTTCGTCGACGTGCTGGGCTTCAAGCTGAGCGACTGGCTCGGCGATTTCATGGCGTTCCTGCGCTGCAACGAGGCGCATCACCGCATCGCTTTCTTGCCCGGGCCGCCCTGCCTCAATCACGTCGCCTACGACGTGCTGACCGTCGACGACATGATGCGCGGCATCAGCCGTTTGCGGAAGAAGGGCACCGACATCCTCTGGGGTCCGGGCCGCCATACCGCAGGCAACAACACGTTCAGCTACTTCACGACGCCGAACGGTTTTGCGGTCGAATATACGTCGGAGTTGGAGGACGTCGATTTCCACACGCATGAAGCACAGGTCCACGTTCCCGGACCACAGGTGATGGACCAGTGGGGCGTGGGCGTCGGCGGCCCGCAGACGATGCCGCACCCGAAGCCCGATCCGGCGCTGTTCCAGGCAGCGGAGGTCTGA
- a CDS encoding alpha/beta fold hydrolase has translation MAMESGAQIGEIVDMCQPIRDAAANGADAGTPQFMAKWVETADKLIALAAEDEARGRGFSASDKLERAALYLLVAERMQGHGHPGRKATYAKARETFDRSTRLGRLPRERIEVPLAKGTMPALYTRAPGDGPKPVVVYCNGLDSSKELLYWSKLPHALARRGISTLCVDQPGSGEALRLQDLPVDPHSETWASKAVDWLEARDDIDPKRIGMTGISLGGHFAPRAVAYEPRFASGAVWGANHNWREVQDKRMKREGENPVPHYWAHVMWAFGASDMDDFLSRSTDMNLNGHMDRIRVPFLVTHGANDRQISVDYAHDLHDQLVNAPRRELKLFTAREGGVEHVGADNMSYGRDYIADWFADTLGGHVA, from the coding sequence ATGGCGATGGAGAGCGGCGCGCAGATCGGCGAGATCGTCGACATGTGCCAGCCGATCCGCGATGCGGCGGCGAACGGGGCCGACGCCGGCACGCCGCAGTTTATGGCGAAGTGGGTCGAAACGGCCGACAAACTGATCGCGCTGGCCGCCGAAGACGAGGCACGCGGTCGGGGATTTTCCGCGTCGGACAAGCTGGAGCGGGCCGCATTGTACCTGCTCGTCGCCGAACGCATGCAGGGGCATGGGCATCCCGGGCGCAAGGCGACCTATGCCAAGGCGCGCGAGACGTTCGATCGCTCGACGCGCCTAGGCCGCCTGCCGCGAGAGCGGATCGAAGTGCCGCTGGCCAAGGGCACGATGCCGGCGCTCTACACCCGCGCGCCAGGCGACGGGCCGAAGCCGGTCGTCGTCTATTGCAATGGCCTCGATAGCAGCAAGGAACTGCTCTACTGGTCGAAGCTGCCGCATGCGCTGGCGCGACGCGGCATTTCCACCCTGTGCGTCGACCAGCCGGGGTCGGGCGAGGCGCTGCGTCTGCAGGATCTGCCGGTCGATCCGCACAGCGAGACTTGGGCGTCGAAGGCTGTCGACTGGCTCGAGGCGCGCGACGACATCGATCCCAAGCGGATCGGCATGACCGGCATCTCGCTCGGCGGCCATTTCGCGCCGCGCGCGGTTGCCTATGAACCCCGCTTCGCGAGCGGCGCGGTGTGGGGCGCAAACCACAATTGGCGCGAGGTGCAGGACAAGCGGATGAAGCGCGAGGGCGAGAATCCGGTTCCGCATTACTGGGCGCACGTGATGTGGGCGTTCGGCGCGAGCGATATGGACGATTTCCTCAGCCGATCGACCGACATGAACCTGAACGGTCATATGGACCGAATCCGCGTGCCCTTCCTCGTCACCCATGGCGCAAACGATCGGCAGATCAGCGTCGATTATGCGCATGATCTGCACGACCAGCTGGTCAATGCGCCCCGCCGCGAGCTGAAGCTGTTCACCGCGCGGGAGGGCGGGGTGGAGCATGTCGGCGCCGACAACATGAGCTACGGCCGCGATTACATCGCCGACTGGTTTGCCGATACGCTGGGCGGACACGTTGCATGA
- a CDS encoding cyclase family protein: MTRRFLDLSITLDPEVITDPPFMRPSITYQTHEETVAEVQNFFPGLTAEQMPGGLGFAASETLTLTTHNGTHLDAPWHYHPTMDGGERAITIDEVPLDWCFRPGVKLDFRHLPDGYVATAADVEAELARIGYALQPLDIVLVNTAAGAALGSADFLGKGCGMGYEATMYLTSRGVRVTGTDAWSWDAPFAATARRVAETGDTSLIWEGHKAGRDIGYCHMEKLTNLDQLPPSGFTVSCFPAKVKRGSAGWTRAVAIFED; encoded by the coding sequence ATGACCCGCCGGTTCCTCGACCTGTCGATCACCCTCGACCCGGAGGTCATCACCGACCCGCCGTTCATGCGCCCGTCGATCACCTATCAGACGCATGAGGAGACGGTCGCGGAGGTGCAGAATTTCTTCCCCGGTCTGACCGCGGAGCAGATGCCGGGCGGCCTCGGCTTCGCGGCGTCGGAGACGCTGACGCTGACCACGCATAACGGCACGCATCTCGATGCGCCGTGGCATTATCATCCGACGATGGACGGGGGCGAACGCGCGATCACGATCGACGAAGTGCCGCTCGACTGGTGTTTCCGTCCCGGCGTGAAGCTCGATTTCCGCCACCTGCCCGACGGCTATGTCGCGACCGCGGCGGATGTGGAAGCGGAACTGGCGCGGATCGGGTACGCGTTGCAACCGCTTGACATCGTGCTGGTCAATACCGCCGCCGGTGCGGCCCTCGGCAGCGCCGACTTTCTGGGGAAGGGGTGCGGGATGGGCTATGAAGCGACGATGTACCTGACCAGCCGCGGTGTCCGCGTGACCGGCACCGACGCCTGGAGCTGGGATGCGCCCTTCGCCGCGACGGCCAGGCGGGTGGCGGAGACGGGGGACACCTCGCTGATCTGGGAAGGGCACAAGGCCGGCCGCGACATCGGCTATTGCCACATGGAAAAACTGACCAATCTCGACCAGTTGCCGCCCTCAGGCTTCACCGTTTCGTGCTTCCCGGCAAAGGTGAAGCGCGGGTCGGCCGGCTGGACGCGCGCGGTCGCGATCTTCGAGGACTGA
- a CDS encoding fumarylacetoacetate hydrolase family protein → MRLATLRDGTPDGRLVIVSPDGTRCAPAPVATLQQLLEQWDTQAAACAAVGDFPDALDHRELAAPLPRAWQWLDGSAFDSHGALMDQVFGISPERTGLPLMYQGLSDRFYGPFDDVPLPSEELGIDFEGEFGVIVDAVPMGTPASAALDHVRLVVQINDWSLRTLAGPEMKTGFGWVQAKPACSMAGVAVTPDELGDGWRDGRVCLDLLVDWNGARFGAPNGAAMAFGFHELIAHAARTRSLPAGTIIGSGTVSNANFREVGSTCIAERRGIEIVDEGAARTSFMRFGDTVRMEARRADGSAPFGAIEQRVVQN, encoded by the coding sequence ATGCGCCTTGCCACCCTGCGCGATGGAACGCCTGACGGGCGCCTCGTGATCGTGTCGCCCGATGGAACGCGCTGCGCACCCGCGCCGGTCGCGACGTTGCAGCAGTTGCTCGAGCAGTGGGATACGCAGGCCGCGGCCTGTGCGGCGGTTGGCGACTTTCCCGACGCGCTCGACCATCGAGAATTGGCGGCTCCACTGCCGCGCGCCTGGCAATGGCTCGACGGATCGGCGTTCGACAGCCATGGCGCGCTAATGGATCAGGTGTTCGGCATCTCGCCCGAACGCACCGGCCTGCCGTTGATGTACCAGGGCCTGTCCGATCGCTTCTACGGACCGTTCGACGATGTGCCCCTGCCGTCCGAGGAGTTGGGCATCGATTTCGAGGGCGAGTTCGGCGTGATCGTCGACGCCGTGCCGATGGGCACGCCGGCGTCGGCGGCGCTCGACCATGTCCGGCTGGTCGTCCAGATCAACGACTGGTCGCTGCGCACGCTCGCCGGACCCGAAATGAAGACCGGTTTCGGATGGGTGCAGGCAAAGCCCGCGTGCAGCATGGCGGGCGTCGCCGTCACCCCCGACGAACTGGGCGACGGCTGGCGCGACGGCCGCGTGTGCCTGGACCTGCTGGTCGACTGGAACGGCGCGCGGTTCGGTGCCCCCAATGGCGCGGCGATGGCGTTCGGCTTTCACGAACTGATCGCCCATGCCGCACGCACGCGGTCGCTGCCGGCGGGGACGATCATCGGGTCGGGCACCGTATCGAACGCCAATTTCCGCGAGGTCGGATCGACCTGCATCGCCGAGCGCCGCGGGATCGAGATCGTCGACGAAGGCGCCGCGCGCACGTCCTTCATGCGTTTTGGCGACACGGTGCGAATGGAGGCTCGCCGCGCCGACGGCAGCGCGCCGTTCGGGGCGATCGAGCAGCGGGTCGTCCAGAACTGA
- a CDS encoding LysR family transcriptional regulator — translation MRFKGLDLNLVVALDILLQERSVSRAAERLKLSQPAVSAALARLRDYFNDELLVPIGRSMIPTAYAESLWPIARDLLAHADLLVDTSSTFDPASSQRRFRISASDYVQTVLIAPLLRQLQATAPRISIDVGPTGPLSIAQFEAGEIDCIVTPEQYASPSHPFRALIAENHVVVGWRGNPAMARPMDLDAFLSLGHVAVSIGSGRELSFAERHLLPYRERRRVEVTTSTFSGVPLMLPGTLRVAVLQERLARTFADAFDLVMRPLPFDMPPLREVVQFHLSRANDAGIAWLVDAFGTIANGPDGTTAD, via the coding sequence ATGCGATTCAAGGGACTCGACCTCAACCTGGTCGTCGCACTCGACATCCTGCTTCAGGAACGCAGCGTGTCGCGCGCCGCCGAACGGTTGAAACTCAGCCAGCCCGCAGTCAGCGCGGCGCTGGCCCGGCTGCGCGACTATTTCAACGACGAGTTACTGGTGCCGATCGGCCGGTCGATGATTCCGACCGCCTATGCCGAGTCGCTATGGCCCATTGCGCGCGATCTGCTCGCGCATGCCGATCTGTTGGTCGATACGTCGTCGACCTTCGATCCGGCGTCGTCGCAGCGACGATTCCGCATCAGCGCGTCCGATTATGTCCAGACCGTTCTGATCGCGCCGTTGCTGCGCCAGTTGCAGGCGACGGCGCCGCGGATCAGTATCGACGTCGGCCCGACCGGGCCGCTGAGCATCGCACAGTTCGAAGCAGGCGAGATCGACTGTATCGTCACGCCCGAACAATATGCGTCACCATCGCACCCGTTTCGTGCGCTGATCGCCGAAAACCACGTCGTCGTGGGCTGGCGCGGCAATCCGGCCATGGCCCGGCCGATGGATTTGGACGCGTTCCTCTCGCTAGGCCATGTCGCGGTCAGCATCGGATCCGGGCGCGAGCTGTCGTTCGCCGAACGGCATCTGCTGCCCTATCGCGAGCGGCGGCGGGTCGAGGTGACGACGTCGACCTTCTCCGGGGTCCCGCTGATGCTGCCCGGCACATTGCGCGTCGCAGTCCTGCAGGAGCGGCTCGCCAGAACCTTCGCCGACGCCTTCGACCTGGTCATGCGCCCGCTTCCGTTCGACATGCCCCCGCTGCGCGAGGTCGTTCAGTTCCACCTCAGCCGCGCCAACGATGCCGGCATCGCCTGGCTGGTCGACGCGTTCGGCACCATCGCCAACGGACCCGATGGAACGACCGCGGACTGA
- a CDS encoding BNR repeat-containing protein encodes MRAMARRGLLGGLAPGAGWTLAERALATTQRDRGARGSSVGARPDGKTDRAYMLDLLRRMAAPVLSRVALGQLQRDWTPELSPTWDGHDRHRPVAGLPDRLRPGDGRFRRSGSLLSPGSARRKRENRVKGAIGSGLIALATLGPAATAQAPAARTIEAIDRVWSSHAVGFAIAADTQRTVVAYYDANRQLSVAVRARSGGWTYHRLDSWTGWDSHNYVAAAIDADGQIHVVANLHNDPLVYFRTTRAGDPRTLTRIATLVDPARERRMTYPVFLRSHDGTLILKYRDGGSGNGNEIYVAYDLATRRWRPLLATPLADGEGRRNAYFVGPVTGPDGRFHLAWVWRDTPDAATNHDLSYAVSDDLMHWQRSDGRPLDLPLRLDSSEIVDPVPVRAGMINNNSVIGFDRAGRPIITYHKFVADGSTQIFLARREARGWRIAQASRWRGFRWDFGGGGSLASRLIVFGARPGASGQLVTRVIRDGRAIDLVVDDATLAPIAERPARTLADTLRPDLSPPSGMVLNTAACGGSAIAWASRPPNRDQAPRTLTEPTTLYFVSPPGAPHDARCDGVDPG; translated from the coding sequence ATGCGCGCGATGGCCCGCCGCGGGCTCCTCGGCGGGCTGGCGCCGGGTGCGGGCTGGACGCTTGCGGAACGGGCGTTGGCTACCACACAGCGGGATCGCGGCGCACGCGGTTCTTCTGTGGGTGCGCGACCCGACGGGAAGACAGACCGGGCCTATATGCTCGACCTGTTGCGCCGTATGGCCGCACCTGTGCTGAGCCGCGTGGCGCTCGGACAGCTGCAGCGCGACTGGACGCCCGAACTCAGCCCGACGTGGGACGGTCACGACCGGCATCGTCCCGTGGCTGGCCTGCCCGATCGGCTGCGACCGGGCGATGGTCGATTCCGCCGATCCGGTTCGTTATTGAGCCCCGGGTCCGCCCGGCGAAAAAGGGAGAACAGGGTGAAGGGCGCCATAGGATCTGGCCTGATCGCGCTTGCCACTCTGGGGCCGGCCGCCACGGCCCAGGCGCCGGCCGCCCGGACAATCGAGGCGATCGACCGCGTCTGGTCGTCGCACGCCGTCGGTTTCGCGATCGCGGCCGACACCCAGCGGACCGTCGTCGCCTATTACGACGCCAACCGCCAGCTGAGTGTCGCCGTGCGCGCGCGATCGGGCGGCTGGACCTATCACCGGCTCGACAGCTGGACCGGGTGGGACAGCCATAATTATGTCGCCGCAGCGATCGATGCCGATGGCCAGATCCATGTCGTCGCCAATCTGCACAACGATCCGCTCGTCTATTTCCGCACGACCCGCGCGGGCGATCCGCGCACGCTGACCCGGATCGCGACCCTGGTCGATCCCGCGCGCGAGAGGCGCATGACCTACCCGGTCTTCCTGCGCAGCCACGACGGCACACTGATCCTGAAGTATCGCGACGGCGGCAGCGGCAACGGCAACGAGATCTACGTGGCCTACGACCTCGCGACCCGTCGCTGGCGACCGCTGCTGGCGACGCCGCTGGCCGATGGGGAGGGTCGGCGGAACGCCTATTTCGTTGGCCCCGTCACCGGGCCGGACGGGCGGTTCCACCTCGCCTGGGTCTGGCGCGACACGCCCGATGCCGCGACCAATCACGACCTGAGCTATGCCGTCAGCGACGACCTCATGCACTGGCAGCGATCGGACGGCCGCCCGCTCGACCTGCCGCTACGCCTGGACAGCAGCGAGATCGTCGATCCCGTTCCGGTGCGCGCAGGAATGATCAACAACAACAGCGTGATCGGATTCGACCGCGCCGGGCGGCCGATCATCACCTATCATAAATTCGTCGCCGACGGATCGACGCAAATCTTCCTGGCCCGGCGCGAGGCGCGCGGCTGGCGGATCGCGCAGGCGAGCCGCTGGCGCGGCTTTCGCTGGGATTTCGGTGGGGGCGGATCGCTCGCCAGCCGGCTGATCGTCTTCGGTGCGCGACCCGGCGCGAGCGGCCAGCTGGTGACCCGCGTCATCCGTGACGGCCGCGCGATCGATCTGGTCGTCGACGACGCGACCCTCGCGCCGATCGCCGAACGCCCTGCCCGCACCCTGGCCGACACGCTTCGTCCCGACCTGTCGCCGCCGTCGGGCATGGTCCTGAATACGGCAGCATGCGGCGGCAGCGCCATCGCCTGGGCCAGCCGCCCCCCGAACCGCGACCAGGCGCCGCGGACGTTGACCGAGCCGACGACGCTCTATTTCGTCAGCCCGCCGGGCGCCCCGCACGACGCACGCTGCGACGGCGTCGATCCGGGGTGA